GTCTTAAATATTTCAGTTGCCAGGATAGGTTTTTCTTTCCAGCTGGACTACGAGGAACCGACTGGACCTAAGGACAAATCCCCGTGGATCACCTGGAATGGGGAAGATATCGCAGATTCTCAGATCATCATAGAGAGGCTGGGGCGCCACTACGGCAAGGACTTCACCAGCAGACTCACAGCAGAGCAGCAAGCAGCGGCGCGGGCGATTAGTCTGATGGTGACTGAACATCTATGCTGGTAAGTTTTTGGGATATTAACATGACTGTTTCTCCAGCTCTTTGCCTGACTGTAGTATAAAAAACCCTAACCATTGACAATGAGAAGGGAAGCTGTTGATACTATTAGTTATTCTATTTAACACCATGCTACATGGGCAACAGAAAGCTGTAATTACATGGAGTAACGCCATGTATGCTTGCAGGGGTCTTCGAGTTTGGCGATATGAGCTTGATCGAGGTCGCGCTGTCATGCAGAGTATGCAGAACGTGCCCTTGTACATGCGCTTGGGGATGCCCTTGCTTCGCTGGAGAATCATGAGGGACCTGAGAGTCCAAGGAATCGGCAGACACAGCCCGGAGGAGGTAGAAGATATGGTGAAGAAGGACCTGGCTGCCATCTCCCTTTACCTTGGTGAGAAGTTACTGATTATGGCTACTCTTTCATTGCACCTAAATTCCATTATCGCTttcgtgtatttatattcatctctGACCAACACTTGCTGACAATATATTGCTGCTTTCTGCAGGTGAAAAGGCGTTCCTGATGGGGGACGAGCCAAGCGAGGTGGACTGCACGGTGTTCGGGTTCCTGGCGCAGCTGAAGTGGAATTACCCGGGGTCGCCCTACGAAGCCATGCTCGAGAGTAGGTTCCTGCTGAGTGTTGTTTGTTGACTGACGGATCTGTGACACGTGAATATGTAGGAAATATTTAGATAGGCAACCTGTGGGAGAATGCCTATGTAAACAATTCCATACACAATTGTTTACATTTAGTATTTTCTTCATACGCAAGCGCGCACCCAGATACACAGCTATAATCTGCTCATATTTCATTTTGATTTCAGCGGACTTCCTGAATCTAAGTGGCTACATATTACGCATGAAGGAGAAGCTGTGGCCTGACTGGGATCAGTGTCTGGCTCGCCCGTAAACGCCATAATTATTCAGAAAAAACTACTGACAATTGTTCTGCCACATGAATGCAACTTTAAGAAGGAGCAATATTGTACCAGTGTTTCAAGAGAGGAAGTGGTCTTCATGGGGAGGAATTACAAATCTAAAGGGTAGAATTCCTGCTGTGAAAAAAAGTTGGGGAATGATTTCATTctggggagaagatgggggaggaaactccaattttttttcttcttctttttcacttttttgggGTGTGGGGctggatgggatgggggtgggggtggggttgggtgaggtggggtggggatgtgCACTGTACGCTCCATACTCAGCTATGTAAGAATGAAGCAATTATGCAAGATTTATGTAAGAATTATGCAAGGGCGGTAACGAAttaacgatatttttttcttgttccaatGAAAACATTATAATTTGATCACAATAAAACAATTCTACATCACCATTTATGTCTGTTATTACCgctgtaaatagatagatggatatgaacATAATTTTAAGGTAATGATTTGAAATGAGGGAAGGCTGTTCGTGGTCGCAAGTGATCTGGATAATTTTAAACCATTGAACTAAACCGTTATTGTAACCATTCATGTGTCATTCTGATAAAAAGCGATTGGACttgccagtatttttttttcatttgattatgaTACATGACACTGAAAATGAAAAGCTTTGTTGCATCTATTatacttaatattttattttcatatttgaaaTGAGGAGTAGAAGTATCTCCCACAACAGGAGATATTACCAAAAGTGAAACAAACAAATTATATCAATATCCTTGTAGACTCCCCTTTCCCGTCATTTTTAAAAAACTCCATTTTCTAGGCTTAAAATACATTGGTTCAAAATAACTACAAGATATGGACTCGTGACTGTGCTGGATCCGGTAGCTGGGGGCGAGGATGGAGATAAAAGGGTGATAAGAACAAAGGTTATCGAATAAAAGTCAGGAGACAAGAGTCCCGTTCTTCTTATCTCCACAGAAAACGAAGTCAGACACTGATACACGCGTATCTAGTgtattacacatacatgcatagataatattacacacacacacgcacatacacacacacgcacacacgcagacacacatatatatgtatatatacatacatatacacttatatatatatatgtgtgtgtatatatatatatatatatatatatatatatgtatatatacatatatatatatatatacatatgtatatatatgtatgtatatactgtatatatgtatatatatatgtacatatatgcatatatatatatatgtatatatatgcatatatataaatatctatctatctatctatctatctatctatatatatatatacatacatgcatataaataaataaataaatatatatatatatatgatatatatatatacacacaaacacacacacacacacatatatgtatatatatgcatatacatatacatacatacatatacacacacatatatatatatatgtatatatatatcatatatatatatatatatatacatatatatatatatatatatatatatatatatatatatatatatatatatatatatacacacacacacacacacacacacacatatatatatatatatatatatatatatcatatatatatatatatatatatatatatatatatatacataaatataaatatacacat
The DNA window shown above is from Penaeus vannamei isolate JL-2024 chromosome 29, ASM4276789v1, whole genome shotgun sequence and carries:
- the LOC113802175 gene encoding failed axon connections homolog — its product is MKFPSIDLILTSVADGFHRPESRSRYEAAAAVVAAYGAFSLYRYIAKRNRRKRWRDVPKDVVLVHAFPKGRFAPNVSPFVLRLETYLRLAKIPYQLDYEEPTGPKDKSPWITWNGEDIADSQIIIERLGRHYGKDFTSRLTAEQQAAARAISLMVTEHLCWGLRVWRYELDRGRAVMQSMQNVPLYMRLGMPLLRWRIMRDLRVQGIGRHSPEEVEDMVKKDLAAISLYLGEKAFLMGDEPSEVDCTVFGFLAQLKWNYPGSPYEAMLETDFLNLSGYILRMKEKLWPDWDQCLARP